taaataatctagatgTTACTAATACTGTAAGATGCGAAAAACATGTTAAGAAAtgcgcattacaaaatgtattagaaatatttaactggtggtcgcgacaccagaaaaaattatgatttttttgaaataaactatatatgtatatataaatgttttatttctttttcctacatactttgtagtataatatagatgttttagctgttcaaaagctgtttttagctgtttcatagcggttcaatagctgtttgatagctgttttttagctgtttcataactgttcaagagctgtttggtagctgtttttagctgttttttgCTGTTTTATAGCgattcaatagctgtttgatagctgtttgatagctgtttttagctgtttttagctgtttttagctgtttttagctgtttgatagctgttcaatAGCGGTttaatagctgtttgatagctgtttgatcgcggttcaatagcagttTTACAGATCAAATTACCGAAAGTCAATGGCGCAATATCGTTTTCGAGAACATGTGTCTCGCGGTGACTTCAtcgcacacgtgcaaaactgtaCATCGCAGATTTTTCGGCAGGCGCATCCGTACGGCTactgagatgaaattagatatgataaacaaaCGATGTGACAATAGTGAGATGTAGTAGGATGAATTTGAAGGTACGCTCAGTAGTCGAGGACTAGAAGTGAGAGTCGGTTGGTGTGCATGATCGTGCGGTTTATACAACAATTGGTTCGCCATTTTAAGAGCTGTATATCAAAGCCCACCGATATGAGCGAGTACGCAAAACTTTGCAAACCGATACGTAATTCTAAATTCAAGATTGTGAAAATCAACGAACCGCAGATGAGAAACTGTAGCAGATTGTATAAGGGGAAAGTCGACGTAGCGCGATATCTATTCCGTCGCGAGATCGGAATCGCTGATCTCCGATCGCATCAAGATTTTCTCGACAACgaattttattggaaaagaaCCTTCGGATATTATCCAAAGTTCATATTTTAGCTTCTGTATAAACTACTGACTTCATATGCCCCCAAAGAAAGTAATCTAAGgatttgaaaatgtttcaaatattcatattaactttcaatAGTTGTGGTTCTGTTAGGAACATTTACGGAgatatgtttaatgtttattaaacaatttcaactcTAAATGACTTCAATAACACACCCGGACCTCGAGTCATAGGACTCAtaggacaccctgtataatatataatatgcatatataattatataatattataatatacatatatgtatataattttagtttcatatataatacattttatttaagaattttaagtttaaaattatcatgttaaaattaaactttttattctgtaatcttgttttaacattttaaaaaagtaactgAAAAAGTAACTAATAGTTACTTTTTAAGTAACTGTAACTGTAACGAGTTACTTTTGAGAATCAGTAACTAGTAACTGTAACTAATTACTTTTTTGACTCGGTAACGATAACTGTAactagttatttttaaaaagtaactttCCCAACCCTGTACCAAAGTGTTCTATTTGTGTTAAAAAACATTTGGATAATTCTTGTAGCATGTCGTTATATTGCTTCACATTTTGTACGGATTTCTGACAGTTTAAATTGGACGATGTTTCCGATAAATCTTTCAGTTCAACAGGAGTAAAGATCTGCAAAATTCAAAAGACAATTCAATTTCATTCCTCAATTTAGTTAcctgaaatattttagcaaacaatttttagaaacatACACATTGTAACTTTTGTTCAAGTATATCAATGGATTTTTTCAAGCAAGCAATTTCCTGATCCTTTGCAGAACACGCCTCTGAACATTTTGGAATTTCAGGTTTCACATAACTGTGGCTGTCACTAGAACTTAACGATTTCATTGCCAactctaattctttttctacttttaattGTTGTTTTTGTTGGTCTTTATCAGCAAACTTTTCGGATATTACAGACGTTATGTATTCTTTACATTTCTCAACAGCTATCTTTGATATTGCGCTTGTAAGTTTGGGCACGTTCTGTTCAAGTTCTGTTTCACTGGTGAAAGCATTACTAACAATAGTGTCAGATTCAGAAATGGCACTAATCGCCTGGAAAAAAGTGAAATGGACAATGaaattatgtataacatatgtatttacatatatatttaacgtaaTACATTTCTATCTATATACCTTATATCCTATATCTTCAGTGTGTTGTGAGAGCCAGAGTTTAGTTTTCAGTTCTGCATTTTCCTTTTTGAGATGATTTATAAGTTCTTTAGTTTCCGCAAACTTTTGCTTATGATTTTGATGAACCTTGGTCACCTCCTCTTGC
This sequence is a window from Temnothorax longispinosus isolate EJ_2023e chromosome 11, Tlon_JGU_v1, whole genome shotgun sequence. Protein-coding genes within it:
- the LOC139821763 gene encoding uncharacterized protein, with amino-acid sequence MDPVQPKNPKAEGITEGSKEPLFKLGEPVTTALNISTLINVNANEEADSLSFIVLGKDSVEAQASLLASYVDIQQKSMSIDYKSMVSSLSITEMQRRLTEMLQENVKLKETLRQNNDSMKQQFNTLAMWQEEVTKVHQNHKQKFAETKELINHLKKENAELKTKLWLSQHTEDIGYKAISAISESDTIVSNAFTSETELEQNVPKLTSAISKIAVEKCKEYITSVISEKFADKDQQKQQLKVEKELELAMKSLSSSDSHSYVKPEIPKCSEACSAKDQEIACLKKSIDILEQKLQCIFTPVELKDLSETSSNLNCQKSVQNVKQYNDMLQELSKCFLTQIEHFGTGLGKLLFKNN